A part of Variovorax sp. HW608 genomic DNA contains:
- a CDS encoding enoyl-CoA hydratase-related protein, whose protein sequence is METLIRTQLEADGVLVATIDMPDRTMNVFSADLMEALDALMDRVDADAQVRSVVLTSGKPTFLAGADLVMVRGYTESAKTATHEQMFAKCGRLGRQFVRLEQSAKPWVAAVNGIALGGGLELALACRVRIVSDEPRTQIGVPEVRWGLLPGAGGTQRLPRLAGFEAAMDLLLSGRSIAPAEAVRLGIFARTVPAAQLLDEARAEARAMHGKAYDVKAKFAKLAQADVSPFTAEGARAIALRHGVSDADFDLYPAYSAIVDSVLKGARLSLAEATDVEMTQFLRLMFNPVAGHMVRTLFLERLRAERELAAPKGTAIERLAVGPLRSSHKPWIDALARLKVAQAPDAALGEGTIDIVDAQGGRHPVALATLDSPLPEASMAAVLAPVGPYGRVLEIIGGDDQTAALLCALAPRLGALPWRTPGPASVLQQLRGATLEEQARTALKCAAAAGAGDIAFLDVAACLSGVTPAWTGGPLTWLWAGREKFVPAFDAASRDAWNRLQPALHRAFA, encoded by the coding sequence CGACCATCGACATGCCGGACCGGACGATGAACGTGTTCTCGGCCGACCTGATGGAAGCGCTCGATGCGCTGATGGACCGCGTCGATGCCGACGCGCAGGTCCGAAGCGTCGTGCTCACCTCCGGCAAACCGACCTTCCTGGCCGGCGCCGACCTCGTGATGGTGCGCGGCTACACCGAGAGCGCGAAGACGGCGACGCACGAGCAGATGTTCGCCAAGTGCGGCCGCCTCGGGCGCCAGTTCGTGCGGCTGGAGCAATCGGCCAAGCCCTGGGTGGCCGCGGTCAACGGCATCGCGCTCGGCGGTGGGCTGGAACTGGCGCTGGCCTGCCGCGTGCGGATCGTCAGCGACGAGCCACGCACCCAGATCGGCGTGCCCGAGGTGCGCTGGGGCCTCTTGCCCGGCGCGGGCGGCACGCAGCGCCTGCCAAGGCTCGCAGGCTTCGAGGCCGCGATGGACCTGCTGCTGAGCGGCCGATCGATCGCGCCGGCCGAGGCGGTGCGGCTCGGAATCTTCGCGCGCACGGTGCCCGCCGCGCAATTGCTCGATGAGGCGCGCGCCGAAGCGCGTGCGATGCATGGCAAGGCCTACGACGTGAAAGCCAAGTTCGCGAAGCTCGCGCAGGCCGACGTGTCGCCCTTCACCGCGGAAGGCGCGCGCGCCATCGCGCTGCGGCACGGCGTGAGCGATGCGGACTTCGATCTCTATCCCGCCTACAGCGCGATCGTCGACAGCGTGCTCAAGGGTGCGCGACTGTCGCTGGCCGAGGCGACCGACGTCGAGATGACGCAGTTCCTGCGGCTGATGTTCAATCCGGTCGCGGGCCACATGGTGCGCACGCTGTTCCTCGAACGCTTGCGGGCCGAGCGGGAGCTCGCCGCGCCGAAGGGCACGGCGATCGAGCGCCTCGCGGTCGGGCCGCTTCGCAGTTCGCACAAGCCGTGGATCGATGCGCTTGCCAGGCTCAAGGTGGCCCAGGCGCCCGATGCGGCCTTGGGCGAAGGCACGATCGACATCGTCGATGCGCAAGGTGGCCGGCATCCCGTCGCGCTCGCAACGCTCGACAGCCCCTTGCCCGAAGCGTCCATGGCGGCGGTGCTCGCGCCGGTGGGACCGTACGGGCGCGTGCTGGAGATCATCGGTGGCGACGACCAGACGGCCGCCCTGCTCTGCGCGCTGGCGCCGCGCCTGGGCGCGTTGCCTTGGCGCACGCCGGGCCCCGCCAGCGTGCTGCAGCAGCTGCGCGGCGCGACGCTCGAAGAGCAGGCGCGCACCGCATTGAAATGCGCGGCGGCGGCCGGTGCGGGCGACATCGCGTTCCTCGATGTCGCGGCCTGCCTCTCGGGCGTGACGCCGGCATGGACCGGCGGCCCGCTGACCTGGCTGTGGGCCGGTCGCGAAAAGTTCGTCCCGGCTTTCGATGCCGCTTCGCGCGACGCCTGGAACCGGCTGCAGCCCGCCCTGCACCGCGCCTTCGCATGA
- a CDS encoding MaoC family dehydratase N-terminal domain-containing protein, with translation MIDRSRISFESAPSEIAIDAWRVKLFCQAIGEEDAVYTQPEAARSAGHPACPVPPTFLKAIEGEHFSSAQLMSLLKVPLRGVLHAQQSFDHFAPVYVGDRIEVSRKVTDIHDKKNGAFTFIVVDTRYRRAGKPVANSRQTILVRNALEAVQ, from the coding sequence ATGATCGACCGTTCCCGCATCAGCTTCGAGTCCGCGCCGAGCGAGATCGCCATCGATGCATGGAGAGTCAAGCTGTTCTGCCAGGCCATCGGCGAGGAGGACGCGGTCTACACCCAGCCCGAAGCGGCGCGCAGCGCCGGGCATCCCGCATGCCCGGTGCCGCCGACCTTCCTGAAGGCGATCGAGGGCGAGCACTTCAGCAGCGCCCAGCTCATGTCGCTCCTGAAGGTGCCGCTGCGCGGTGTGCTGCACGCGCAGCAGAGCTTCGATCACTTCGCGCCGGTGTACGTCGGCGACCGCATCGAGGTGAGCCGCAAGGTGACCGACATCCACGACAAGAAGAACGGCGCATTCACCTTCATCGTGGTCGATACGCGCTATCGGCGCGCAGGCAAGCCGGTCGCGAACAGCCGGCAGACGATCCTGGTGCGCAATGCGCTGGAGGCGGTGCAGTGA
- a CDS encoding MaoC family dehydratase, translated as MSFPEHLELRCGPVTAVDLALFAAAAGDHNPLHLDVEAARAAGFDKPVVHGMLTMAYTARMFTRSFGAGSVRHLDTRFTGVARLGDTVALRATLSGIEDGCAIYALTARAEGGGELMTGSARIVQDTPEARE; from the coding sequence GTGAGCTTTCCCGAGCACCTCGAACTGCGCTGCGGGCCCGTTACCGCGGTCGATCTCGCGCTGTTCGCCGCGGCGGCCGGCGACCACAACCCCTTGCATCTGGATGTCGAGGCCGCGCGCGCCGCGGGCTTCGACAAGCCAGTGGTGCATGGCATGCTGACGATGGCCTACACCGCGCGGATGTTCACGCGCTCGTTCGGCGCCGGCAGCGTGCGGCATCTCGACACCCGGTTCACCGGTGTCGCGCGGCTCGGCGACACCGTGGCGCTGCGCGCCACGCTGAGCGGCATCGAGGACGGCTGTGCGATCTATGCGCTGACGGCCCGCGCCGAAGGCGGCGGCGAGTTGATGACCGGCAGCGCGCGCATCGTGCAAGACACCCCCGAGGCGCGCGAATGA
- a CDS encoding acetyl-CoA hydrolase/transferase family protein, with product MSRLTDCLRPGMRVFVPTLCIESAVFIDELRADPERARGVTFTGVQFPGIDRVDYLALHPEARQQAFFMTPGVRAGLAEGRAELLSLDYVGIARHLAEAPPPDLAVAHLTTPDAEGWCSPGLASDFMPLVWRRAKRRVAHLNPRMPRTQGSFRVHVSELDACVETDTPLNPFIETPAGEVERRIGQQVAQLVSDGDTLQFGIGSVPLALAGELGGHRKLRFHGGLVASGLRTLWESGALDRDAPVTTGVVLGDSAFHDFIAQLPVLRMADVTHTHDPARLAAIPRFIAINAAAEVDLFGQINGERVGGVIQAGSGGLPAFAQGALSSPGGRLLICLGATARKGSVSRIVPVLGERSLCTLPRHLADAVVTEHGVAQLRHLSLDARAEALIGIAAPEHRAALLDAWRTLRQSA from the coding sequence ATGAGTCGTCTCACGGACTGCCTGCGCCCCGGCATGCGCGTCTTCGTGCCGACCCTCTGCATCGAATCGGCCGTCTTCATCGACGAACTGCGCGCCGACCCCGAGCGCGCACGCGGCGTGACCTTCACCGGCGTTCAGTTCCCGGGCATCGACCGGGTGGACTACCTCGCGCTGCATCCCGAAGCACGGCAGCAGGCCTTCTTCATGACGCCCGGCGTGCGCGCCGGACTCGCCGAAGGCCGTGCCGAGCTGCTCTCGCTCGACTACGTGGGCATCGCGCGCCATCTGGCCGAAGCCCCGCCGCCCGATCTCGCGGTGGCGCATCTGACGACGCCCGATGCCGAGGGCTGGTGCAGCCCGGGCCTGGCGAGCGACTTCATGCCGCTCGTCTGGCGACGCGCCAAGCGCCGCGTCGCGCATCTCAATCCGCGCATGCCGCGCACCCAGGGCAGCTTCCGCGTGCACGTTTCGGAGCTCGATGCTTGCGTCGAGACCGACACGCCGCTCAATCCCTTCATCGAAACGCCGGCCGGCGAGGTCGAACGGCGCATCGGCCAGCAGGTCGCCCAGCTGGTAAGTGACGGCGACACGCTGCAGTTCGGCATCGGCTCGGTGCCCCTGGCGCTGGCCGGCGAATTGGGCGGGCACCGCAAGCTGCGCTTCCATGGCGGGCTGGTGGCAAGCGGACTGCGCACGCTGTGGGAATCGGGCGCGCTGGATCGCGATGCGCCGGTCACCACTGGGGTGGTGCTCGGCGATTCGGCCTTCCACGACTTCATCGCGCAACTGCCAGTGCTGCGCATGGCCGACGTGACCCACACGCACGACCCGGCGCGCTTGGCCGCGATCCCGCGCTTCATCGCGATCAACGCCGCGGCCGAGGTCGACCTCTTCGGCCAGATCAACGGCGAGCGCGTGGGCGGCGTGATCCAGGCGGGTTCCGGCGGCTTGCCGGCCTTCGCGCAGGGCGCGCTGTCGTCGCCCGGCGGGCGATTGTTGATCTGCCTCGGCGCGACCGCGCGCAAGGGCAGCGTCTCGCGCATCGTGCCGGTGCTCGGCGAACGAAGCCTGTGCACGCTGCCGCGCCATCTGGCCGATGCGGTCGTCACCGAGCACGGCGTGGCGCAGCTGCGGCACCTGTCGCTCGACGCGCGCGCCGAGGCGCTGATCGGCATCGCCGCACCCGAACATCGCGCCGCGCTGCTGGATGCGTGGCGCACCCTTCGCCAATCCGCCTGA
- a CDS encoding PaaI family thioesterase, with product MRDAEPPASGFERVELGGAFATANGPLYARWHDEHLQIGFRVGPAHVNPGQNCHGGMLCTFADILISTAAQYQTDIPRQFLPTISLQVDFLAGAPLGSWVQGQADILRVTRNLVFSQGLIEADGEAVMRASGVFRRGHAAARIGGRPGIAAARPAGADHARRMSRLPRFSPR from the coding sequence ATGCGCGACGCCGAACCGCCCGCCTCCGGGTTCGAGCGCGTCGAGCTCGGCGGCGCTTTCGCGACGGCCAACGGGCCGCTCTACGCGCGCTGGCACGACGAGCACCTGCAGATCGGCTTTCGCGTCGGCCCGGCGCACGTCAACCCCGGCCAGAACTGCCACGGCGGCATGCTCTGCACCTTCGCCGACATCCTGATCTCGACCGCCGCGCAGTACCAGACCGACATTCCACGCCAGTTCCTGCCGACGATCAGCCTGCAGGTGGATTTCCTGGCCGGCGCGCCGCTCGGGAGCTGGGTCCAGGGGCAGGCGGACATCCTGCGCGTGACGCGCAATCTCGTCTTCTCGCAGGGCCTGATCGAGGCCGACGGCGAAGCGGTGATGCGCGCGAGCGGCGTCTTCCGGCGCGGGCACGCTGCTGCCCGAATCGGCGGACGACCAGGCATTGCGGCTGCCCGGCCTGCCGGCGCGGATCACGCGAGGCGGATGAGCCGCTTGCCGAGGTTCTCGCCCCGGTAG
- a CDS encoding NADP-dependent oxidoreductase, whose translation MNLRNNRQVRLRSRPNGIPQAEHFEIARVPVPPLAPGQVLVRNEWLSVEPAMRGWVNAVANYSEPVAIGAVMRAFAAGRIVESTLPEWPVGTPVTGMFGWQDYAAVAPSAILRRIADEDLPMSTALGVLGINGITAHYGLLEIGQPRAGETVVVSTAAGAVGSCVGQIAKLRGCRAVGIAGGETKRRLCLDRFGYDAAVDYKAPEFEQRLAEVLPNGVDVYFDNTAGAISDAVLARLNVGARVVICGTASVAQWDPPPLGPRVERHMLTKRARMQGFVIFDHPEHAPAALADLAGWVREGRLHYVEEVLEGIESAPDAIAGLYRGENLGKRLIRLA comes from the coding sequence ATGAACCTACGCAACAACCGCCAGGTCCGGCTCAGGAGCCGGCCCAATGGCATCCCCCAAGCCGAGCATTTCGAGATCGCCCGGGTGCCGGTCCCGCCGCTCGCGCCGGGGCAGGTCCTGGTGCGCAACGAGTGGCTCTCGGTCGAGCCGGCCATGCGCGGCTGGGTCAATGCCGTGGCGAACTACTCGGAGCCGGTTGCGATCGGCGCGGTGATGCGCGCCTTCGCGGCGGGCCGCATCGTGGAATCGACCCTGCCCGAGTGGCCGGTGGGCACGCCGGTCACCGGCATGTTCGGCTGGCAGGACTACGCGGCGGTCGCGCCCTCGGCGATCCTGCGCCGCATCGCCGACGAAGATCTGCCGATGTCCACCGCGCTCGGCGTGCTGGGCATCAACGGGATCACCGCGCACTACGGCCTGCTCGAAATCGGCCAGCCGCGCGCCGGCGAGACGGTGGTGGTCTCCACCGCCGCCGGCGCGGTGGGCTCGTGCGTCGGCCAGATCGCGAAGCTGCGCGGTTGCCGTGCGGTCGGCATCGCGGGCGGCGAAACCAAGCGGCGCCTGTGCCTGGACCGCTTCGGCTACGACGCGGCGGTGGACTACAAGGCGCCCGAATTCGAGCAGCGGCTCGCCGAAGTGCTGCCGAACGGGGTCGACGTGTACTTCGACAACACGGCCGGCGCGATCAGCGATGCGGTGCTGGCGCGACTCAACGTCGGCGCGCGTGTCGTGATCTGCGGCACAGCATCGGTCGCCCAGTGGGACCCGCCGCCGCTCGGACCGCGCGTGGAGCGGCACATGTTGACCAAGCGCGCCCGCATGCAGGGCTTCGTGATCTTCGACCATCCCGAACACGCGCCCGCCGCGCTGGCGGATCTTGCGGGCTGGGTGCGCGAGGGCAGGCTGCACTATGTCGAAGAGGTGCTGGAGGGCATCGAAAGCGCACCCGACGCGATCGCGGGCCTCTACCGGGGCGAGAACCTCGGCAAGCGGCTCATCCGCCTCGCGTGA
- a CDS encoding MaoC family dehydratase has protein sequence MAGRWFEEFEVGQTFDHEIRRTVTEADNMWFSNATYNPAAIHIDAEYCKSTEFGKPLMNSIFTLGLVIGLSVQETTLGTTVANLGMTDTRFPGPVFAGDTIRSRTTVKEVRESKSRPNAGIVTFLHQGLNQRGEEVCVCTRQALMLRKPA, from the coding sequence ATGGCAGGCCGCTGGTTTGAGGAATTCGAAGTCGGGCAGACATTCGACCACGAGATCCGCCGCACGGTCACCGAGGCCGACAACATGTGGTTCAGCAACGCCACGTACAACCCGGCTGCGATCCACATCGACGCCGAGTATTGCAAGAGCACCGAGTTCGGCAAGCCGCTGATGAACAGCATCTTCACGCTGGGCCTCGTGATCGGCCTCTCGGTGCAGGAGACGACGCTGGGCACCACCGTCGCCAATCTCGGCATGACCGACACGCGCTTCCCCGGGCCGGTGTTCGCGGGCGACACGATCCGCTCGCGCACCACGGTGAAGGAAGTGCGCGAGAGCAAGTCGCGCCCCAATGCAGGCATCGTCACCTTCCTGCACCAGGGCCTCAACCAGCGCGGCGAAGAGGTGTGCGTCTGCACCCGGCAGGCGCTGATGCTGAGGAAGCCGGCATGA
- a CDS encoding HpcH/HpaI aldolase/citrate lyase family protein has product MSRVKLRSMLFVPADSERKLAKALGNPADVLILDLEDAVAESRKETARQMAAEFIAAQAASISARLFVRINPLDTALAMGDLAAVTVPGLAGIMLPKTRSAADIARLSHGLDALEARAGIAPGTVKVVPVATETPQAMLNMQTMCSPIERLAGVTWGAEDLSTAIGAVSNREEDGSLSPLYQLANSLCLCAAAAAGVPAVDTLYADFRDAAGLAAACRASRRRGFRGRIAIHPDQVATINEAYSPTEAEIAHARRIVDAFAAQPEAGTLSIDGVMVDKPHLTQALETLRFNE; this is encoded by the coding sequence ATGAGCAGGGTGAAGCTGCGCTCGATGCTGTTCGTGCCCGCCGACAGCGAGCGCAAGCTCGCCAAGGCGCTCGGCAACCCGGCCGACGTGCTGATCCTCGACCTGGAGGACGCGGTGGCCGAATCGCGCAAGGAAACTGCGCGGCAGATGGCCGCCGAGTTCATCGCGGCGCAGGCAGCGTCGATTTCCGCGCGCCTGTTCGTGCGCATCAACCCGCTCGACACGGCGCTTGCGATGGGCGACCTCGCGGCGGTCACGGTGCCCGGGCTGGCCGGGATCATGCTGCCGAAGACGCGCAGCGCCGCCGACATCGCGCGGCTGTCGCATGGGCTCGACGCGCTCGAAGCCCGCGCAGGGATCGCGCCCGGAACGGTCAAGGTGGTCCCTGTCGCCACGGAGACGCCGCAGGCCATGCTCAACATGCAGACCATGTGCAGCCCGATCGAGCGCCTCGCGGGCGTGACCTGGGGCGCCGAAGACTTGTCGACGGCCATCGGCGCGGTGTCGAACCGCGAGGAAGACGGCAGCCTTTCGCCGCTCTACCAGCTCGCGAATTCGCTCTGCCTTTGCGCCGCCGCCGCGGCGGGCGTGCCGGCGGTGGACACGCTGTACGCCGACTTCCGCGATGCGGCCGGCCTCGCGGCCGCCTGCCGCGCATCGCGCCGGCGGGGCTTTCGCGGCCGCATCGCGATCCACCCCGACCAGGTCGCGACGATCAACGAAGCCTATTCGCCGACCGAGGCCGAGATCGCCCACGCCCGGCGCATCGTCGATGCCTTCGCCGCCCAGCCCGAGGCCGGCACGCTGAGCATCGACGGCGTGATGGTCGACAAGCCGCATCTGACGCAGGCGCTCGAAACCCTGCGGTTCAACGAGTGA
- a CDS encoding acyl-CoA dehydrogenase family protein, giving the protein MDFSVSDDHRAIRDGVSAIVRSFDDEYWLARDEDGEFPRAFHTAMAQAGWLGITMPTDYGGAGLGVTEAVIMLHEVASHGGGMAAASTVHINLFGPHPIVVFGTHEQRQRWLPRLVEGKDQCCFGFTEPDAGLNTTAIKTFAQKVPGGYVVHGQKVWTSTAQVANKIMLLTRTTKLEDCKRPTDGITIFYTDLDRSKIDVHRIPKMGRKAVDSNAIFIDGLFIPEEDRIGEEGKGFSYILHSLNPERLLVAAEAVAIGQDALRRATKYARERVVFDRPIGQNQGIQHPLAERWMALEAAWAMVMKGAWLYDNHQPCGAEANTAKFLGARAGFDSCMQAVLTHGGFGYAKEYHVERLLREVTVTRIAPVTEQLILSFIAEKVLDLPKSY; this is encoded by the coding sequence ATGGATTTTTCAGTCAGTGACGACCACCGCGCGATCCGCGACGGCGTGAGCGCCATCGTGCGCTCGTTCGACGACGAGTACTGGCTCGCGCGCGACGAGGACGGCGAGTTCCCGCGCGCCTTCCACACCGCGATGGCGCAGGCGGGCTGGCTCGGCATCACGATGCCCACCGACTACGGCGGCGCGGGCCTGGGCGTGACCGAGGCGGTGATCATGCTGCACGAGGTCGCGAGCCACGGCGGCGGCATGGCGGCGGCGTCGACGGTGCACATCAACCTGTTCGGGCCGCACCCGATCGTGGTGTTCGGCACGCACGAGCAGCGCCAGCGCTGGCTGCCGCGGCTGGTCGAAGGCAAGGACCAGTGCTGCTTCGGCTTCACCGAGCCCGATGCGGGCCTGAACACCACCGCGATCAAGACCTTCGCGCAGAAGGTGCCCGGCGGCTACGTGGTGCACGGGCAGAAGGTGTGGACCTCGACCGCGCAGGTGGCCAACAAGATCATGCTGCTCACCCGCACGACGAAGCTGGAGGACTGCAAGCGCCCCACCGACGGCATCACGATCTTCTACACCGACCTCGACCGCAGCAAGATCGACGTGCATCGAATTCCGAAGATGGGCCGCAAGGCGGTCGATTCGAACGCGATCTTCATCGATGGCCTCTTCATCCCGGAGGAAGACCGCATCGGCGAGGAAGGCAAGGGCTTCTCGTACATCCTGCACAGCCTGAACCCCGAGCGCCTGCTGGTCGCGGCCGAGGCGGTGGCGATCGGGCAGGACGCATTGCGCCGGGCGACGAAGTACGCCCGCGAGCGCGTGGTGTTCGACCGCCCGATCGGCCAGAACCAGGGCATCCAGCATCCGCTGGCCGAGCGCTGGATGGCGCTCGAAGCCGCCTGGGCCATGGTCATGAAGGGCGCCTGGCTCTACGACAACCACCAGCCCTGCGGGGCCGAGGCCAACACGGCGAAGTTCCTCGGCGCGCGCGCCGGCTTCGATTCGTGCATGCAGGCGGTGCTGACGCACGGCGGCTTCGGCTACGCGAAGGAATACCACGTGGAGCGGCTGCTGCGCGAAGTCACGGTCACGCGCATCGCGCCGGTCACCGAGCAACTGATCCTGTCGTTCATCGCCGAGAAGGTGCTGGACCTGCCCAAGTCCTACTGA
- a CDS encoding acyl-CoA dehydrogenase family protein, which yields MFKRELFNEDHEAFRDMVRRFIDNEIAPHHAQWEADGVVPRDLWLKAGEAGMLCCTVPEQYGGAGADYLFDVIVFEEMARSGYTGPGFMIHCDLVATYIASFGSEAQKNKWLPLMVQGKAIGSLGMTEPHAGSDLKAIRTRAVRDGDDFVISGQKVFISNGQLCDVIVLATKTDSTAGAKGVTLFLVDTSLPGFRRGKNLHKLGMKAQDTSELFFDEVRVPASAMLGEEGRGFELMMTKLAQERLAQAIRSATVAETVIDWTIEYTGNRKAFGKTIGDFQNTQFKLAELKTEAVVGRQFTDKCIETFMKGELTAVDAAMAKMWLSNMHCKVVDECLQLFGGWGYMWEYPIARAYADARIVKIAGGSIEVMKHIIGRQLFADFHPTKDPAVNGVAGINPA from the coding sequence GTGTTCAAGAGAGAACTTTTCAACGAAGACCACGAAGCGTTCCGCGACATGGTGCGGCGCTTCATCGACAACGAGATCGCGCCGCATCACGCGCAATGGGAAGCCGACGGCGTGGTGCCGCGCGACCTGTGGCTCAAGGCCGGCGAAGCGGGCATGCTGTGCTGCACCGTGCCCGAGCAGTACGGCGGCGCGGGCGCGGACTACCTGTTCGACGTGATCGTCTTCGAGGAGATGGCGCGCTCGGGCTACACCGGGCCCGGCTTCATGATCCACTGCGACCTGGTCGCGACCTACATCGCGAGCTTCGGCAGCGAGGCGCAGAAGAACAAGTGGCTGCCGCTGATGGTCCAGGGCAAGGCGATCGGCTCGCTCGGCATGACCGAGCCGCACGCGGGCTCGGACCTGAAGGCGATCCGCACCCGCGCGGTGCGCGACGGCGACGACTTCGTGATCTCGGGCCAGAAGGTGTTCATCTCGAACGGCCAGCTCTGCGACGTGATCGTGCTCGCGACCAAGACCGACTCGACCGCCGGCGCGAAGGGCGTCACCCTCTTTTTGGTCGACACCAGCCTGCCGGGCTTCCGGCGCGGCAAGAACCTGCACAAGCTGGGCATGAAGGCGCAGGACACCTCCGAGCTCTTCTTCGACGAGGTGCGCGTGCCGGCGTCGGCGATGCTCGGCGAGGAAGGCCGCGGCTTCGAGCTGATGATGACCAAGCTCGCCCAGGAGCGGCTCGCGCAGGCGATCCGCTCGGCCACGGTGGCCGAGACGGTCATCGATTGGACGATCGAGTACACGGGAAACCGGAAGGCCTTCGGCAAGACCATCGGCGACTTCCAGAACACCCAGTTCAAGCTCGCGGAACTCAAGACCGAGGCCGTCGTCGGCCGGCAATTCACCGACAAATGCATCGAAACCTTCATGAAGGGCGAGCTCACCGCCGTCGATGCGGCCATGGCCAAGATGTGGCTCAGCAACATGCACTGCAAGGTGGTGGACGAATGCCTGCAGCTCTTCGGCGGCTGGGGCTACATGTGGGAATATCCGATCGCCCGCGCGTACGCCGATGCGCGCATCGTCAAGATCGCGGGCGGCTCGATCGAGGTGATGAAACACATCATCGGCCGCCAGCTGTTCGCCGACTTCCATCCGACGAAGGACCCGGCCGTCAACGGCGTGGCGGGCATCAACCCCGCCTGA
- a CDS encoding SDR family oxidoreductase: MTTMANGPIRDDALTGKRILITGGGTGLGKELARSFVSHGAAVHICGRRESVLQEAAQELRAQAAHGGSIEYHICDVRSAEQMEAMVEKIWQGGPLTGLVNNAAANFISPSVEISPRGFEAVRSTVMDGALYATLACGRRWIAQGLPGSVVSMLVTWVWTGSPYVLPSVMAKSAIHAMTMSLAVEWGRHNIRVNAVAPGPFPTESAWEKLAPIPKANVGAASSEKVPMGRFGKMSELCNLLMFLQSDGCDYITGQNIAIDGGHHLAAPSTFAEMNALTPDDWAEAKRIVRARAEQEKAQRSAG; encoded by the coding sequence ATGACCACGATGGCCAACGGACCCATCCGCGACGACGCCCTCACGGGAAAGCGCATCCTCATCACCGGCGGCGGCACCGGGCTGGGCAAGGAACTCGCCCGCAGCTTCGTGTCGCACGGCGCCGCCGTGCACATCTGCGGCCGGCGCGAAAGCGTGCTGCAGGAAGCCGCCCAAGAGCTGCGCGCCCAGGCGGCGCACGGCGGGAGCATCGAATACCACATCTGCGACGTACGCAGTGCGGAGCAGATGGAGGCGATGGTCGAGAAGATCTGGCAAGGCGGCCCTCTCACCGGCCTGGTCAACAACGCCGCCGCCAACTTCATCTCGCCGTCGGTGGAGATCAGCCCGCGCGGCTTCGAGGCGGTCCGCTCGACGGTGATGGACGGCGCCCTGTACGCGACGCTGGCCTGCGGACGCCGCTGGATTGCCCAGGGCTTGCCCGGCTCCGTCGTGAGCATGCTCGTGACATGGGTCTGGACCGGCTCGCCCTACGTGCTGCCTTCCGTGATGGCGAAGTCGGCGATCCATGCCATGACGATGTCGCTGGCGGTGGAATGGGGCCGCCACAACATCCGCGTGAATGCCGTCGCGCCCGGCCCCTTTCCGACCGAAAGCGCGTGGGAGAAGCTGGCCCCGATCCCGAAGGCCAATGTCGGGGCGGCCTCCTCCGAAAAGGTGCCGATGGGCCGCTTCGGCAAGATGTCCGAACTGTGCAACCTGCTGATGTTCCTCCAGTCGGATGGCTGCGACTACATCACGGGCCAGAACATCGCCATCGACGGCGGCCACCACCTCGCAGCGCCGAGCACCTTCGCCGAGATGAACGCCCTGACACCGGACGACTGGGCCGAAGCCAAGCGCATCGTGCGTGCGCGCGCGGAGCAGGAAAAGGCGCAGCGCAGCGCCGGCTGA